The stretch of DNA AAGGGCAAAATCAGAAAGTAAGGGCTTATTTGCGGCATGTTTCGACTTAATACACCACTGCAAAATTCGGTAAGCCATAAACAGAAAACCAGTGGCGCCGCAATTAACATGCCTAGTGACCATACCAGCGCAAACTGCCTGATAAACTGAAGCATGCTTGATTCTCCAATCAATTCACCAGGCGGAAAAGCAATAAATGAGAGGAGTAACAATTTTATGACGCGATGATGGCCTTGGCTCGCAAAAAAGAATAAGCCAGCAAGCATTCCCAGTAAATGAGCTGAAATAGAATCAAAGCCTTCACCCGGTTTAAAAACAGAGATACCGTTTAAGCCATTTTGGAAATCAATTAACTGATCGGCAACCTGAAAACAGCCGAAACAGG from Legionella quinlivanii encodes:
- a CDS encoding flagellar biosynthetic protein FliR, coding for MTDLLPLSTFFLIATRIGMTILFSPLEVIRRLPVQIRLILILLFSFFIMSNLNSTAQISGSLLAAFSAEFINAQLIYLALITCFGCFQVADQLIDFQNGLNGISVFKPGEGFDSISAHLLGMLAGLFFFASQGHHRVIKLLLLSFIAFPPGELIGESSMLQFIRQFALVWSLGMLIAAPLVFCLWLTEFCSGVLSRNMPQISPYFLILPLKVLLGFFIFYLLIDNMNPLFEKTFELGFQAWQEYLL